In Bos indicus isolate NIAB-ARS_2022 breed Sahiwal x Tharparkar chromosome 19, NIAB-ARS_B.indTharparkar_mat_pri_1.0, whole genome shotgun sequence, the following proteins share a genomic window:
- the SPMAP1 gene encoding sperm microtubule associated protein 1 — MAHLCACPLRREKGFILDGVAVSTMARSYEHLRPKLWSAIPPYNAQQDCHSRRYFRSRVVPPILRETDQDHGGTGRDGWIVDYFHIFGQGQRYLNRRNWAGAGHSLQQVTGHDHYNTNLKAIQGFNGRFGYRRNTPALRHCPSVFGEITRFPLF; from the exons ATGGCGCACCTTTGCGCGTGTCCTCTGCGGCGGGAGAAGGGGTTCATTCTGGATGGGGTGGCGGTGAGCACCATGGCCCGCTCCTACGAGCACCTGAGGCCCAAGCTCTGGTCGGCGATTCCGCCCTACAACGCGCAGCAGGACTGCCACTCCCGCCGGTACTTCCGGAGCCGCGTGGTTCCGCCGATCCTGCGGGAGACTGATCAG gATCATGGCGGTACAGGAAGGGATGGTTGGATAGTGGATTATTTCCACATCTTCGGGCAAGGACAGAGATACCTCAACAGGAGAAACTGGGCAGGGGCAG GGCATTCTCTCCAGCAAGTGACCGGGCATGACCACTATAATACCAATCTGAAAGCAATCCAGGGGTTCAATGGTCGGTTTGGCTATCGCCGGAACACTCCAGCCCTTCGCCACTGCCCATCTGTCTTTGGAGAGATCACCAGGTTCCCTCTCTTTTAA